A section of the Primulina eburnea isolate SZY01 chromosome 1, ASM2296580v1, whole genome shotgun sequence genome encodes:
- the LOC140833840 gene encoding uncharacterized protein isoform X3, whose amino-acid sequence MILQSGVLHTVSFAQYIPWNRSQPNRDVSSPLSSSGIILEEPKQKATSGGKFWQWSLLSLVPWVIRTRDKFQLPTTVNRKLKKHSRPHGNAESAARYSTVRFKPYVSKVPWHTGPRGFLSQLFPRYGHYCGPNWSSGKDGGSLVWDKRPIDWLDFCCYCHDMGYDTHDQTELLKADLAFLECLEKPHMSTKGLRNILIPYRQSLLSLQSGKFFFPSSWLSNMKWRAPTFAKA is encoded by the exons ATGATTCTGCAGTCCGGGGTACTTCATACTGTCAGCTTTGCTCAG TATATTCCTTGGAATAGATCCCAACCAAACAGGGACGTATCATCACCTCTTTCGTCTAGTGGCATCATTTTGGAAGAACCTAAGCAGAAGGCTACTTCTGGTGGCAAATTCTGGCAATGGTCTCTCCTTTCACTCGTTCCTTGGGTTATCAGAACCAGAGACAAATTTCAGTTGCCCACCACTGTCAATAGGAAGTTAAAGAAGCATTCACGTCCTCATGGGAACGCGGAATCTGCTGCTCGGTACTCAACGGTACGGTTTAAACCATATGTTTCAAAAGTTCCATGGCATACAGGTCCGAGAGGTTTTCTGTCTCAATTGTTTCCACGATATGGGCATTATTGTGGACCTAACTGGTCAAGTGGGAAAGATGGAGGCTCTCTTGTCTGGGACAAACGTCCAATTGATTGGTTGGATTTCTGTTGCTACTGTCATGATATGGGATATGATACTCATGATCAAACCGAGCTTTTGAAGGCAGATCTAGCATTCTTGGAGTGCCTAGAGAAGCCTCACATGAGTACAAAAG GTCTAAGGAATATACTGATACCTTACAGACAGAGCCTCTTGAGCTTGCAGTCTGgaaaatttttctttccttccAGTTGGCTGAGCAATATGAAATGGAGAGCACCAACTTTTGCAAAGGCTTAA
- the LOC140833840 gene encoding uncharacterized protein isoform X1: MILQSGVLHTVSFAQYIPWNRSQPNRDVSSPLSSSGIILEEPKQKATSGGKFWQWSLLSLVPWVIRTRDKFQLPTTVNRKLKKHSRPHGNAESAARYSTVRFKPYVSKVPWHTGPRGFLSQLFPRYGHYCGPNWSSGKDGGSLVWDKRPIDWLDFCCYCHDMGYDTHDQTELLKADLAFLECLEKPHMSTKGNPRIAHIYKFMCISGLRNILIPYRQSLLSLQSGKFFFPSSWLSNMKWRAPTFAKA, encoded by the exons ATGATTCTGCAGTCCGGGGTACTTCATACTGTCAGCTTTGCTCAG TATATTCCTTGGAATAGATCCCAACCAAACAGGGACGTATCATCACCTCTTTCGTCTAGTGGCATCATTTTGGAAGAACCTAAGCAGAAGGCTACTTCTGGTGGCAAATTCTGGCAATGGTCTCTCCTTTCACTCGTTCCTTGGGTTATCAGAACCAGAGACAAATTTCAGTTGCCCACCACTGTCAATAGGAAGTTAAAGAAGCATTCACGTCCTCATGGGAACGCGGAATCTGCTGCTCGGTACTCAACGGTACGGTTTAAACCATATGTTTCAAAAGTTCCATGGCATACAGGTCCGAGAGGTTTTCTGTCTCAATTGTTTCCACGATATGGGCATTATTGTGGACCTAACTGGTCAAGTGGGAAAGATGGAGGCTCTCTTGTCTGGGACAAACGTCCAATTGATTGGTTGGATTTCTGTTGCTACTGTCATGATATGGGATATGATACTCATGATCAAACCGAGCTTTTGAAGGCAGATCTAGCATTCTTGGAGTGCCTAGAGAAGCCTCACATGAGTACAAAAGGCAACCCTCGAATTGCTCATATCTACAAGTTTATGTGCATTTCAG GTCTAAGGAATATACTGATACCTTACAGACAGAGCCTCTTGAGCTTGCAGTCTGgaaaatttttctttccttccAGTTGGCTGAGCAATATGAAATGGAGAGCACCAACTTTTGCAAAGGCTTAA
- the LOC140833840 gene encoding uncharacterized protein isoform X2 — MNLQLQQYIPWNRSQPNRDVSSPLSSSGIILEEPKQKATSGGKFWQWSLLSLVPWVIRTRDKFQLPTTVNRKLKKHSRPHGNAESAARYSTVRFKPYVSKVPWHTGPRGFLSQLFPRYGHYCGPNWSSGKDGGSLVWDKRPIDWLDFCCYCHDMGYDTHDQTELLKADLAFLECLEKPHMSTKGNPRIAHIYKFMCISGLRNILIPYRQSLLSLQSGKFFFPSSWLSNMKWRAPTFAKA; from the exons ATGAATCTTCAACTGCAACAGTATATTCCTTGGAATAGATCCCAACCAAACAGGGACGTATCATCACCTCTTTCGTCTAGTGGCATCATTTTGGAAGAACCTAAGCAGAAGGCTACTTCTGGTGGCAAATTCTGGCAATGGTCTCTCCTTTCACTCGTTCCTTGGGTTATCAGAACCAGAGACAAATTTCAGTTGCCCACCACTGTCAATAGGAAGTTAAAGAAGCATTCACGTCCTCATGGGAACGCGGAATCTGCTGCTCGGTACTCAACGGTACGGTTTAAACCATATGTTTCAAAAGTTCCATGGCATACAGGTCCGAGAGGTTTTCTGTCTCAATTGTTTCCACGATATGGGCATTATTGTGGACCTAACTGGTCAAGTGGGAAAGATGGAGGCTCTCTTGTCTGGGACAAACGTCCAATTGATTGGTTGGATTTCTGTTGCTACTGTCATGATATGGGATATGATACTCATGATCAAACCGAGCTTTTGAAGGCAGATCTAGCATTCTTGGAGTGCCTAGAGAAGCCTCACATGAGTACAAAAGGCAACCCTCGAATTGCTCATATCTACAAGTTTATGTGCATTTCAG GTCTAAGGAATATACTGATACCTTACAGACAGAGCCTCTTGAGCTTGCAGTCTGgaaaatttttctttccttccAGTTGGCTGAGCAATATGAAATGGAGAGCACCAACTTTTGCAAAGGCTTAA
- the LOC140833807 gene encoding hydroxyproline O-arabinosyltransferase RDN2-like isoform X3, with amino-acid sequence MLARKNMGRASPVLLVLLGLGSFFATYNLLTLVMHKKVTKSTEEWNDPVISRPDETKFEKGAKFHVALTATDAPYSKWQCRIMYYWYQKMKDLPGSDMGGFTRVLHSGKPDNLMDEIPTVIVDPLPEGLDRGYIVLNRPWAFVQWLEKATIEEEYILMAEPDHVFVNPLPNLSHGDHPAAFPFFYIKPTDHEKIVRKYFPEEKGPLTSIDPIGNSPVIIKKSTLEKIAPTWMNVSLQMKDDPETDKAFGWVLEMYGYAVASALHGVRHILRKDFMLQPPWDLEIGSKFIIHYTYGCDYNMKGELTYGKIGEWRFDKRSHLRGPPPKKISLPPPGVPESVVRLVKAVNEATANIPNWDTENSS; translated from the exons ATGCTTGCGAGGAAGAACATGGGGCGTGCATCACCCGTTCTATTGGTATTGTTGGGTTTGGGTTCTTTCTTTGCTACATATAACTTGTTGACTTTGGTGATGCACAAGAAGGTTACGAAGAGTACAGAGGAGTGGAATGATCCTGTGATTAGTAGGCCTGACGAGACAAAGTTTGAAAAAGGCGCAAAATTTCATGTAGCATTGACAGCCACTGATGCACCTTATAGCAAGTGGCAGTGTCGAATTATGTATTACTGGTACCAAAAGATGAAAGATTTACCTGGATCAGATATGGGAGGATTTACTCGGGTTTTGCATTCAGGAAAGCCTGATAATTTAATGGATGAAATCCCCACTGTTATTGTAGACCCTCTACCAGAAGGGCTTGATCGG GGTTACATTGTTTTAAATAGGCCCTGGGCCTTTGTACAGTGGCTGGAGAAAGCCACTATTGAGGAAGA GTATATTCTAATGGCAGAACCTGATCACGTTTTTGTTAATCCCTTGCCAAATTTGTCTCATGGAGATCACCCGGCGGCCTTCccttttttttacataaaaccaACTGATCATGAGAAAATTGTAAGAAAATATTTCCCCGAAGAGAAAGGTCCTTTGACAAGTATTGATCCAATCGGAAACTCTCCAGTGATTATTAAGAAG TCTACTCTGGAGAAAATTGCTCCTACATGGATGAATGTATCTTTGCAGATGAAAGATGATCCAGAGACTGATAAGGCTTTTGGATGGGTTCTAGAAAT GTATGGGTATGCAGTCGCATCTGCTTTGCATGGCGTGCGGCATATTCTTCGTAAAGATTTTATGTTACAG CCTCCATGGGACCTGGAAATCGGCAGCAAGTTTATTATACATTATACGTATGGATGCGATTACAACATGAAG GGAGAATTAACTTATGGGAAGATTGGCGAATGGAGATTTGACAAGCGATCACACCTTCGTGGTCCTCCACCCAAAAAAATCTCATTACCCCCTCCTGGTGTTCCTGAGAGTGTG GTAAGGCTTGTGAAAGCTGTGAATGAGGCAACTGCAAATATCCCTAACTGGGACACAGAAAATTCGAGCTGA